In the Lebetimonas natsushimae genome, one interval contains:
- the dnaG gene encoding DNA primase, whose product MIKPESIENLKSIIDIVDIIGNYLQLKKEGSNYKALCPFHSEKTPSFVVSPSKQIYHCFGCGASGDAIKFIMEIEKLSYPEAIEKLASMYNFKLDYTSSKSFVKLDILESVNNYYISNLYKNKTALEYLKQRGLKDSTIEKFSLGFAPQAQIQINYFKNAKLDFKALNELGVLVNGEYPRLIERITFPIFSSTNKIIAFGGRTITNHPAKYINFTNTKIFNKSKTLYGLNFAREHILRKKEVIIVEGYMDVIMLHQAGYNTTVATLGTALTIEHLPILKKLNAKINILYDSDTAGINAALKASKLLYKEFFEGRVILLESGKDPADIVKEGGNLDEFIKNGIEFKDFIISQTINKYNIKNAIAKQHCLNELKDYIKTLPDLLKEDFINTSAQMLQINPRLFYIRKTKEEINSVKKIDIAEAGIIKTLYENQNLMDEIVEYLSTDVFKTHREELQLVYAEEFNNPKLLDIVLRDDVKTLNYESLKNQIRKLLIPYYQEKVLKIKSDKNLTPNEKMHKLKILNLKLLKLKKGELVESDSTI is encoded by the coding sequence ATGATAAAACCAGAATCAATAGAAAATTTAAAAAGTATTATCGATATTGTTGATATAATTGGAAATTACCTTCAATTAAAAAAAGAAGGCAGCAACTATAAAGCCCTGTGTCCTTTTCACAGCGAAAAAACACCCTCATTTGTAGTAAGCCCAAGTAAACAGATATACCACTGCTTCGGATGCGGAGCCAGCGGAGATGCAATAAAATTTATAATGGAAATAGAAAAACTCTCTTACCCGGAAGCTATAGAAAAACTTGCAAGTATGTATAATTTTAAACTGGATTATACTTCATCAAAATCTTTTGTAAAACTCGATATCTTAGAATCGGTAAACAATTATTATATTTCAAATCTGTATAAAAACAAAACCGCCCTTGAATATTTAAAACAAAGAGGTCTTAAGGATTCAACCATTGAAAAATTTTCTCTAGGCTTCGCCCCACAGGCACAAATACAGATAAATTATTTTAAAAATGCAAAGCTTGATTTTAAAGCTTTAAACGAACTTGGTGTTTTGGTAAACGGAGAATACCCAAGACTTATTGAAAGAATTACATTTCCTATTTTTTCCAGTACAAATAAAATAATTGCCTTCGGCGGAAGGACTATTACAAACCATCCCGCTAAATATATAAATTTCACTAACACAAAAATATTTAATAAATCAAAAACCCTGTATGGTCTAAATTTTGCAAGGGAACATATTCTGCGCAAAAAAGAAGTAATCATAGTCGAAGGATATATGGATGTCATAATGCTGCATCAGGCTGGTTATAACACAACAGTTGCAACACTCGGTACAGCCCTTACTATTGAACATCTCCCAATACTTAAAAAACTTAATGCAAAAATAAATATTTTATATGACAGTGACACTGCTGGAATTAATGCAGCCCTTAAAGCGTCAAAACTTCTTTACAAAGAATTTTTTGAAGGAAGGGTTATTTTACTTGAAAGTGGAAAAGATCCTGCAGATATTGTAAAAGAAGGTGGAAATTTAGATGAATTTATAAAAAACGGAATTGAATTTAAAGATTTTATAATCAGCCAGACAATCAATAAATACAATATAAAAAATGCTATTGCCAAACAGCACTGTCTAAATGAACTGAAAGATTATATAAAAACCTTGCCTGATCTTTTAAAAGAAGACTTTATTAATACTTCCGCTCAAATGCTACAAATTAATCCGAGACTTTTTTATATAAGAAAAACAAAAGAAGAAATTAATTCAGTTAAAAAAATTGATATTGCGGAAGCTGGTATTATAAAAACCCTTTATGAAAACCAAAATTTAATGGATGAAATAGTTGAATATTTAAGCACCGATGTATTCAAAACACACCGAGAAGAATTACAGCTTGTTTATGCAGAAGAGTTTAACAATCCAAAATTATTGGATATTGTATTAAGGGATGATGTAAAAACACTGAATTATGAAAGTTTAAAAAATCAGATAAGAAAACTTTTAATTCCATATTATCAGGAAAAAGTTTTAAAAATAAAATCAGATAAAAATTTAACTCCTAATGAAAAAATGCATAAACTAAAAATATTAAATTTAAAACTGCTAAAACTTAAAAAAGGAGAACTTGTTGAAAGCGATAGCACTATTTAG
- a CDS encoding argininosuccinate synthase domain-containing protein: MKAIALFSGGLDSALAVKLIQEQNIEVEALYIDIGFEANREKKEFLKSAADKLGVKLHIADIRDEYIKTILFSPKYGYGKNLNPCIDCHANMIRIAKEYMDKTGAKFIINGEVVGQRPMSQRLPAMNAVTNLSGAKGLILRPLSAKLLPPTVPEIKGWVDREKLLGISGRERKIQLELAKKYGIEDFIESPGGGCLLTDANFSKRVKDLKNNIGFTYKEIEISKVGRHFSINGYKIIISRNKDENPVLKNYSGEIFEIMKCDNFPGPVGLIQKNAPENIKQLAADMMVSYTKQNKGEIIVGNKKLTGEKKDKKEFAKYLI; encoded by the coding sequence TTGAAAGCGATAGCACTATTTAGCGGAGGACTTGATTCAGCCCTCGCCGTAAAACTTATCCAAGAGCAAAATATTGAAGTGGAAGCATTATATATAGATATCGGTTTTGAAGCCAACAGGGAAAAAAAAGAATTTTTAAAAAGCGCTGCTGATAAACTCGGAGTAAAGTTACATATAGCTGATATCAGGGATGAATATATAAAAACCATACTTTTTTCCCCGAAATACGGATATGGAAAAAATTTAAACCCTTGTATCGACTGTCATGCGAATATGATAAGGATTGCAAAAGAATATATGGATAAAACTGGGGCAAAATTTATAATTAACGGGGAAGTTGTGGGACAAAGACCAATGAGCCAGAGACTTCCCGCTATGAATGCGGTTACAAACCTCTCCGGTGCAAAAGGTCTTATTTTAAGACCGCTTAGCGCTAAACTTTTACCGCCTACAGTTCCGGAAATAAAAGGATGGGTTGATAGGGAAAAACTTTTAGGGATTAGTGGCAGAGAAAGAAAAATTCAGCTTGAACTTGCCAAAAAATACGGAATTGAAGATTTTATTGAAAGTCCTGGCGGAGGATGTCTGCTAACTGATGCAAATTTTTCAAAAAGGGTAAAGGATTTAAAAAACAATATAGGATTTACCTATAAAGAAATAGAAATAAGCAAAGTTGGAAGGCATTTTAGTATTAATGGATATAAAATAATTATTTCAAGAAACAAAGATGAAAACCCTGTTTTAAAAAATTACAGCGGAGAAATTTTTGAAATAATGAAATGTGATAATTTCCCTGGTCCTGTCGGACTTATCCAAAAAAATGCCCCTGAAAATATAAAACAGCTTGCAGCGGATATGATGGTAAGCTATACCAAACAAAACAAAGGTGAAATAATTGTAGGAAATAAAAAACTCACAGGTGAAAAAAAAGATAAAAAAGAATTTGCCAAATATCTTATTTAA